In Streptomyces ambofaciens ATCC 23877, a single genomic region encodes these proteins:
- a CDS encoding M23 family metallopeptidase, giving the protein MASPVPGHGISTRYRVKGPHWSLGYHTGADYAAPNGTPCVAVRSGSMVRSGQDRSFGNFLVLRAGGFDYWYCHLSEQTVKRGSVRAGQKIGEVGSTGNSTGPHLHFEKRPAGGGFGSDVTPTW; this is encoded by the coding sequence GTGGCATCTCCCGTACCGGGGCACGGCATCTCGACGCGCTACCGGGTGAAGGGGCCGCACTGGAGCCTCGGTTACCACACCGGCGCGGACTACGCCGCCCCGAACGGCACCCCGTGTGTCGCGGTGCGGAGCGGTTCCATGGTCCGCAGTGGACAGGACCGGAGTTTCGGCAACTTCCTGGTGCTGCGTGCCGGCGGGTTCGACTACTGGTACTGCCACCTCTCCGAGCAGACCGTGAAGCGGGGTTCGGTGAGGGCCGGCCAGAAGATCGGGGAGGTGGGTTCCACCGGCAACTCCACCGGCCCCCACCTCCACTTCGAGAAGCGTCCGGCCGGTGGCGGTTTCGGCTCCGACGTGACACCGACGTGGTAG
- a CDS encoding alpha/beta fold hydrolase — translation MNAHKPTVVLVHGAFADSSSWNGVVEELRTHGYTVVAAANPLRGLSTDADYVRQLVASVDGPVVLAGHSYGGAVISNAARGLDQVKALVYVAAFVPDEGESALALAGRFPGSTLGEALRPVPVTLADGNQVVDLYIEAEKFHRQFAADVPEAIAAAMAVTQRPVTDVALGEGSGAPAWRTIPSWVLVATEDRNIPPQAQVFMAERAQATVVSVPASHAVGVSRPGDVARLIDEAAQSTA, via the coding sequence ATGAACGCACACAAGCCGACCGTCGTTCTCGTCCACGGCGCCTTCGCGGACTCCTCCAGCTGGAACGGTGTCGTGGAAGAGCTCCGGACCCACGGCTACACCGTGGTGGCGGCCGCCAACCCCTTGCGGGGCCTGTCCACCGACGCCGACTACGTCCGGCAGCTCGTGGCTTCCGTCGACGGTCCGGTGGTCCTGGCCGGTCACTCCTACGGCGGCGCGGTCATCAGCAACGCGGCCAGGGGACTCGACCAGGTCAAAGCACTCGTCTACGTCGCGGCCTTCGTGCCGGACGAGGGCGAGAGCGCGCTCGCACTGGCCGGCAGGTTCCCGGGCAGCACGCTCGGTGAGGCGCTCCGTCCGGTCCCGGTGACGCTGGCGGACGGGAACCAGGTCGTGGATCTCTACATCGAGGCCGAGAAGTTCCACCGCCAGTTCGCCGCCGACGTCCCCGAGGCCATCGCCGCCGCCATGGCGGTGACCCAGCGGCCCGTCACCGATGTGGCGCTGGGCGAGGGGTCCGGCGCTCCCGCGTGGAGGACCATCCCCTCGTGGGTGCTGGTGGCCACCGAGGACCGGAACATCCCGCCGCAGGCGCAGGTCTTCATGGCCGAGCGCGCGCAGGCCACCGTCGTGAGCGTGCCGGCCTCCCACGCGGTCGGCGTCTCGCGTCCCGGCGACGTCGCCCGGCTGATCGACGAGGCCGCGCAGTCCACTGCGTGA
- a CDS encoding dienelactone hydrolase family protein — MHFTSEQRLDDGVLEREFTLGEIPGTLWTPGSAPAPLVLMAHNNGLPKADPRLVARARYTAARGFAVATIDAAGCGDRPRSAADERVRADLRRAMRAGEPVDEVFESLISPLVENAVPEWRATLDALLALPETGGPVGYSGGWTALGIRLAVVEPRIAAAGFFAGGYVPRAQREEARQVTVPLLFLLQWDDEGNPRQRALDLFDAFGSKEKTLHANPGGHTGTPWFELEDGCRFLDRHLR; from the coding sequence ATGCACTTCACTTCCGAACAGCGCCTCGACGACGGCGTCCTTGAGCGCGAGTTCACCCTCGGGGAGATCCCCGGTACCCTGTGGACGCCCGGATCCGCGCCGGCTCCGCTGGTCCTGATGGCCCACAACAACGGGCTGCCCAAGGCGGACCCCCGGCTGGTGGCGCGGGCCCGGTACACCGCGGCGCGCGGCTTCGCGGTGGCCACCATCGACGCCGCCGGGTGCGGTGACCGTCCCCGTTCCGCCGCCGACGAGCGGGTCCGGGCCGACCTCCGGCGGGCCATGCGGGCCGGGGAGCCGGTCGACGAGGTCTTCGAGTCCCTCATCAGCCCGCTGGTCGAGAACGCGGTCCCGGAGTGGCGGGCCACCCTGGACGCCCTCCTCGCCCTGCCCGAGACCGGCGGACCGGTCGGCTACTCCGGAGGGTGGACGGCCCTCGGCATTCGGCTGGCGGTGGTCGAGCCGCGCATCGCCGCCGCAGGCTTCTTCGCCGGCGGGTACGTGCCCCGTGCCCAGCGCGAGGAGGCCCGGCAGGTCACCGTTCCGCTGCTGTTCCTGCTGCAGTGGGACGACGAGGGGAACCCCCGGCAACGGGCCTTGGACCTGTTCGACGCCTTCGGCAGCAAGGAGAAGACGCTGCACGCCAATCCGGGAGGGCACACCGGCACGCCGTGGTTCGAGCTGGAGGACGGGTGCCGGTTCCTGGACCGGCACCTGAGGTGA
- the aceE gene encoding pyruvate dehydrogenase (acetyl-transferring), homodimeric type yields the protein MNDPSRFAGSSAPSELDQLPDRDREETLECQASLDAVVRNAGPERALYLMRRVHEFAARSGMSLPGLLSSDYINTVPVAAQPKFDGDLETETRITALNRWNAAAMVSNGAPLGLGGHISTYASAAWLYEIGFNHFFRGKDGDGSGDQLFLQGHASPGIYARAFLEGRLDEGQLNAFRREAGGNGLPSYPHPRRLPWLWEFPTVSMGLGPLGAVYQARFNRYVQARGIKDTSGSRVWAFLGDGETDEPESIAALTLASREDLDNLTFVVNCNLQRLDGPVRSNSKIVQELEARFRGSGWNVVKTLWGEAWDPLLARDATGDLVTRLGEVPDAQLQTLAARDAAYIREKFFTGDVLAALSASLSDAQVVELFENSRGGHEPLKVYAAYRAAVEHRGAPTVVLAQTVKGHTLGSAFESRNANHQMKKLTTAQFRELRDVLELPIPDSALAGDRIPYWHPGENSPEVRYLHERRAALGGPVPSRRVVAKPLPEPPAKPFESLEKGSGHREVATTTALVRLVKDLMRDERTGARWVPIVPDEARTFGMESMFPTAGIYSPLGQTYDPVDADQLLHYKESRTGQLIIEGITEAGSVAEFTAAATSYATHGEPMIPFYIFYAMFGFQRTGDQFWALADQMGRGFVVGGTAGRTTMTGEGLQHGDGHSHLLASTNPAAVSYDPAFAFEIAVIVRDGLRRMYGERPEDVFYYLTVYNEPKHQPPMPAAPGVEEGIVRGIHRFRPAEPTAAGPRLQLLSSGTAVHWALLAQELLAADWNVHADVWSVTSWTELRRDAMRADAARMRGEERTPYVTAALAGAPGPVLAVSDWMRQVPDQISQWVEQDYYSLGTDGFGLSDTREDVRRYFEVDAESIVVTALDRLARAGQVAPSSVARARERYGLDR from the coding sequence ATGAATGACCCGTCCCGGTTCGCTGGGTCCTCCGCGCCCAGTGAGCTCGACCAGCTGCCCGACCGTGACCGCGAGGAGACCCTCGAATGCCAGGCCTCCCTGGACGCCGTCGTGCGAAACGCCGGACCCGAGCGAGCGCTGTACCTGATGCGACGGGTGCACGAGTTCGCCGCGCGGTCCGGGATGTCCCTGCCGGGGCTGCTGTCCTCCGACTACATCAACACCGTCCCGGTCGCCGCGCAGCCGAAGTTCGACGGTGACCTGGAGACGGAGACCCGGATCACCGCGCTCAACCGGTGGAACGCCGCGGCGATGGTCAGCAACGGGGCGCCGCTGGGGCTCGGCGGGCACATCTCCACGTACGCGTCGGCGGCCTGGCTCTACGAGATCGGCTTCAACCACTTCTTCCGCGGCAAGGACGGTGACGGGTCGGGCGACCAGCTGTTCCTCCAGGGGCACGCCTCCCCGGGCATCTACGCCCGGGCCTTCCTCGAAGGCCGCCTGGACGAGGGGCAGCTGAACGCCTTCCGCCGTGAGGCCGGCGGCAACGGCCTGCCGTCCTACCCGCACCCCCGGCGGCTGCCGTGGCTGTGGGAGTTCCCGACGGTGTCCATGGGGCTCGGGCCGCTCGGCGCGGTCTACCAGGCACGGTTCAACCGGTATGTGCAGGCCCGCGGTATCAAGGACACCTCCGGCTCGCGGGTGTGGGCGTTCCTGGGCGACGGGGAGACGGACGAGCCGGAATCGATCGCCGCGCTGACCCTGGCCTCCCGCGAGGACCTGGACAACCTCACCTTCGTCGTCAACTGCAACCTCCAGCGCCTGGACGGACCGGTGCGGTCCAACTCGAAGATCGTGCAGGAGTTGGAGGCCCGGTTCCGCGGATCGGGCTGGAACGTGGTCAAGACCCTGTGGGGCGAGGCCTGGGACCCGCTGCTGGCACGGGACGCGACCGGGGACCTGGTGACGCGTCTGGGCGAGGTGCCGGACGCCCAGCTGCAGACCCTGGCCGCACGGGACGCCGCCTACATACGCGAGAAGTTCTTCACCGGCGACGTGCTCGCCGCCCTGTCCGCCTCCCTCAGCGACGCCCAGGTGGTCGAGCTGTTCGAGAACTCCCGCGGCGGCCACGAACCCCTCAAGGTGTACGCCGCCTACCGGGCCGCCGTCGAGCACCGCGGCGCGCCGACCGTGGTGCTCGCCCAGACCGTCAAGGGTCACACGCTGGGCTCGGCGTTCGAGTCCCGCAACGCCAACCATCAGATGAAGAAGCTCACGACGGCACAGTTCCGTGAGCTGCGTGACGTGCTGGAGCTCCCCATTCCCGACAGCGCCCTCGCGGGGGACCGGATCCCTTACTGGCACCCGGGAGAGAACTCGCCCGAGGTGCGCTACCTGCACGAGCGGCGGGCCGCGCTGGGCGGCCCGGTGCCGTCGCGGCGCGTGGTCGCCAAACCGCTGCCCGAGCCGCCCGCCAAGCCCTTCGAGTCACTGGAGAAGGGCTCCGGCCACCGGGAGGTGGCGACCACGACGGCGCTCGTGCGTCTGGTGAAGGACCTGATGCGGGACGAGCGGACGGGAGCACGCTGGGTGCCGATCGTCCCCGACGAGGCCCGCACGTTCGGCATGGAGTCGATGTTCCCGACCGCCGGGATCTACTCCCCGCTGGGGCAGACCTACGACCCGGTCGACGCGGACCAGTTGCTCCACTACAAGGAGAGCAGGACCGGCCAGCTGATCATCGAGGGCATCACGGAGGCCGGTTCCGTGGCCGAGTTCACGGCCGCGGCGACCTCGTACGCCACCCATGGCGAGCCGATGATCCCGTTCTACATCTTCTACGCCATGTTCGGGTTCCAGCGGACCGGCGACCAGTTCTGGGCGCTGGCCGACCAGATGGGCCGCGGTTTCGTCGTCGGCGGTACCGCCGGACGCACCACGATGACGGGTGAGGGCCTGCAGCACGGGGACGGCCACTCGCACCTGCTGGCCTCCACCAACCCGGCGGCGGTCAGCTACGACCCTGCGTTCGCCTTCGAGATCGCGGTGATCGTCCGGGACGGGCTGCGTCGCATGTACGGCGAGCGGCCCGAGGACGTCTTCTACTACCTGACCGTGTACAACGAGCCCAAGCACCAGCCGCCCATGCCCGCGGCACCGGGCGTCGAGGAGGGCATCGTCCGGGGCATCCACCGCTTCCGGCCTGCCGAACCCACGGCGGCCGGCCCCCGCCTCCAGCTGCTCTCCTCGGGTACGGCCGTCCACTGGGCGCTCCTTGCTCAGGAACTCCTGGCCGCCGACTGGAACGTGCACGCCGACGTGTGGTCGGTGACGTCGTGGACGGAGCTGCGCCGCGACGCGATGCGGGCGGACGCCGCACGGATGCGGGGCGAGGAGAGGACGCCGTACGTCACCGCCGCGCTGGCCGGTGCGCCGGGTCCGGTGCTGGCCGTCAGCGACTGGATGCGGCAGGTGCCGGACCAGATCAGCCAGTGGGTGGAGCAGGACTACTACTCCCTGGGCACCGACGGCTTCGGGCTGTCCGACACCCGTGAGGACGTGCGCCGCTACTTCGAGGTGGACGCCGAGTCGATCGTGGTCACGGCGCTGGACCGGCTGGCCCGGGCCGGGCAGGTCGCCCCGTCCTCGGTGGCCCGGGCCCGAGAACGCTACGGCCTCGACCGGTGA
- a CDS encoding peptidoglycan-binding domain-containing protein: MHQIVRDHCIPFNDPLEGRVPFMYLDQKGWVSTGIGNKIDQTVAAHSAPNPAERSASLASAGELRWLDADGSPATADLVARDWDKVKAHLHLARQGHKAFQPPFTSLHLSDEEIDRHVFAKLDQMESFLTARGPEFAGFASWPANAQLATLSMCWALGPAFRFPRLQGHVAAREWNGAADECHFTPDEGTIRIRNILDRKHFLLAGTVEARGLPADRLALDLSDVFGVQGALLALGYDPGAQDGADGPRTQGAVRAFQGDNGLDPNGSCEDPAALAALSARLSTSGFTALGV; the protein is encoded by the coding sequence ATGCACCAGATCGTCCGTGACCATTGTATCCCGTTCAACGACCCGCTGGAGGGCCGAGTCCCCTTCATGTACCTGGACCAGAAGGGGTGGGTGAGCACAGGGATCGGCAACAAGATCGACCAGACGGTGGCGGCCCACTCGGCACCGAATCCCGCGGAGCGGTCCGCGTCCCTGGCGTCGGCGGGGGAACTGCGGTGGCTGGACGCCGACGGCTCCCCGGCGACGGCGGACCTCGTCGCCCGAGACTGGGACAAGGTGAAGGCACACCTGCACCTCGCCCGCCAGGGGCACAAGGCCTTCCAGCCGCCGTTCACCTCACTGCACCTGTCGGACGAGGAGATCGATCGGCACGTGTTCGCCAAGCTGGACCAGATGGAATCGTTCCTCACGGCGCGGGGTCCCGAGTTCGCCGGGTTCGCCTCCTGGCCGGCCAACGCACAGCTCGCGACGCTGAGCATGTGCTGGGCGCTCGGACCGGCCTTCCGCTTCCCCCGGCTCCAGGGCCACGTGGCGGCGCGGGAGTGGAACGGCGCCGCGGACGAATGCCACTTCACCCCGGACGAGGGAACCATCAGGATCCGGAACATACTCGACCGGAAGCACTTCCTGCTGGCCGGGACCGTGGAGGCCCGGGGCCTGCCTGCCGACCGGCTCGCCCTCGACCTGTCCGACGTGTTCGGCGTGCAGGGCGCGTTGCTCGCTCTCGGGTACGACCCGGGGGCCCAGGACGGCGCCGACGGGCCGCGTACCCAGGGCGCGGTCCGCGCGTTCCAAGGTGACAACGGCCTCGACCCGAACGGCTCCTGCGAGGACCCGGCCGCTCTGGCCGCCCTGAGCGCGCGGCTCTCCACATCGGGGTTCACGGCGCTCGGGGTCTGA
- a CDS encoding RNA polymerase sigma-70 factor, with protein MHAGAHPAPLDRATEDFLSVRPRLFGIAYRILGSAAEAEDVVQEAWVRWQNTDRAAVHEPGAFLTTVTTRLSINLAQSARVRRETYVGPWLPEPVDTAQDPQLGAERAEAVEMAVLLLLEKLNPVERTAYVLREAFDYPYDRIAEILGTSRANARQLVSRARRHLADERRERVDPATHRRLLEVFLSAARTGDLAVLEEVLSADVVSYADGGGIRGASKIPVVGRPHVSRYLAAFAPRFWPQADTRWVEANGRPAVLVLAGGTAVALLSVDVSTDGIDRIMWVMNPAKLFPYVESLTG; from the coding sequence ATGCACGCCGGCGCTCACCCCGCCCCCCTCGACCGGGCGACCGAGGACTTTCTGTCGGTACGCCCCCGGCTCTTCGGCATCGCGTACCGCATCCTCGGCAGCGCGGCCGAGGCCGAAGACGTCGTGCAGGAGGCATGGGTACGGTGGCAGAACACCGACCGCGCCGCCGTTCACGAGCCGGGCGCCTTCCTGACCACTGTCACCACCCGTCTGTCGATCAACCTCGCCCAGTCCGCCCGGGTGCGCCGGGAGACGTACGTGGGCCCGTGGCTGCCCGAACCGGTCGACACCGCGCAGGACCCGCAACTGGGGGCGGAGCGCGCCGAGGCCGTCGAGATGGCGGTGCTGCTCCTGCTGGAGAAGCTGAACCCCGTGGAGCGCACCGCCTACGTGCTGCGGGAGGCGTTCGACTATCCCTACGACCGGATAGCCGAGATCCTGGGGACGAGCCGTGCCAACGCCCGCCAGCTGGTGAGCCGAGCGCGCAGGCACCTGGCCGACGAACGCAGGGAGCGTGTCGACCCCGCGACCCACCGGCGCCTGCTGGAGGTGTTCCTCTCCGCCGCGCGGACCGGCGATCTGGCCGTGCTCGAGGAGGTCCTCAGCGCGGACGTCGTCAGCTACGCGGACGGCGGCGGGATCAGGGGGGCGTCCAAGATCCCCGTGGTCGGCCGCCCGCACGTCTCCCGGTACCTCGCGGCCTTCGCGCCCCGGTTCTGGCCGCAGGCGGACACGCGTTGGGTCGAGGCGAACGGCCGGCCGGCGGTCCTGGTCCTGGCGGGCGGTACGGCCGTGGCCCTGCTCTCCGTCGACGTCTCCACCGACGGCATCGACCGGATCATGTGGGTGATGAACCCGGCCAAGCTGTTTCCCTACGTGGAGTCCCTGACCGGCTGA
- a CDS encoding RNA polymerase subunit sigma — MEDAGEAVPIAELLDERRHLLEVARWMLGSSRVAAEGVIDEAYRRWYGLSDGQRARVKAPRAWLTQVVGGICLARLTRPDGDEDLSRARQDADDREAGVEGEAGAVLLRALESLTPTERAAFVLNDVFGVSPGTVAGVVGQSEPECAELADRARRSLRAQGAHPTSARGHGEIVNAVRQACADGDSGRLTSLLAPDATAIFDGGGKIRALTRPVHGGERVARSLLTLLSRRPRTTLDTHSVNGRTGLVARYDDQVAAVITLDIAGAHVVQVWVVLNPDKLRGWNRPGPRT; from the coding sequence ATGGAAGACGCCGGTGAGGCGGTGCCGATCGCGGAACTGCTCGACGAGCGACGGCACCTGCTGGAGGTCGCCCGCTGGATGCTGGGCAGCAGCCGGGTCGCGGCCGAGGGCGTCATCGACGAGGCGTACCGCCGGTGGTACGGGCTCTCGGACGGGCAGCGGGCGCGGGTGAAGGCGCCGAGGGCCTGGCTGACGCAGGTGGTGGGCGGCATCTGTCTGGCCCGGCTGACCCGGCCCGACGGGGACGAGGACCTCTCGCGCGCCCGGCAGGACGCCGACGACCGGGAAGCAGGGGTGGAGGGCGAGGCCGGGGCGGTGCTGTTGCGGGCGCTGGAGTCCCTCACGCCGACGGAGCGAGCGGCCTTCGTGCTCAATGACGTCTTCGGGGTCTCGCCGGGCACGGTCGCGGGCGTCGTGGGGCAGTCGGAGCCGGAATGCGCCGAGCTGGCCGACCGGGCCCGCCGCAGCCTGCGCGCCCAGGGCGCGCATCCCACCTCCGCACGCGGGCACGGAGAGATCGTGAACGCCGTACGCCAGGCGTGCGCCGACGGGGACAGCGGCCGGCTGACGTCTCTGCTCGCCCCCGACGCCACCGCCATCTTCGACGGGGGCGGCAAGATCCGCGCCCTGACCCGTCCGGTCCACGGTGGCGAACGGGTCGCCCGGAGCCTGCTGACGCTGCTCTCCCGCCGCCCCCGCACCACCTTGGACACGCACTCCGTCAACGGGCGCACCGGCCTCGTCGCCCGCTACGACGACCAGGTCGCGGCCGTCATCACCCTCGACATCGCCGGAGCGCACGTGGTGCAGGTCTGGGTCGTCCTCAACCCCGACAAGCTGCGCGGGTGGAACCGCCCCGGCCCCCGCACCTGA
- a CDS encoding peptidoglycan-binding protein, translated as MPTPWMPQALRADVGDHAPCDAEFPARAIAHITADREATAAAPLDLVPFANLKGFFTGGGKSRAPHVLWDPFTGAFAQFLPATSRSKALFDAAGGTRTNRAGKVVIQIEALFFPHCRVEGEVFARLVDTPCKGWADLHSWISSWGVPDVWPMGRPTSLSRNTCPADTWRTRGGWYAHGQVPENNHVDPGSWPSFAPRPGEPSPSEPLFEPFPGASFFQAGRRSPVIAGMHGRLVAVDCDRYASGTGIDVWGAGDVRSYTAWQQKLGFQDSEADGIPGRFSWERLEVPRS; from the coding sequence GTGCCCACTCCATGGATGCCCCAGGCACTCAGAGCTGACGTAGGGGACCACGCGCCGTGTGACGCGGAGTTCCCGGCCAGGGCGATCGCGCACATCACGGCGGACAGGGAGGCCACCGCCGCCGCTCCGCTGGACCTGGTCCCCTTCGCCAATCTCAAGGGCTTCTTCACCGGCGGCGGCAAGAGCCGGGCACCGCACGTTCTCTGGGATCCCTTCACCGGAGCGTTCGCCCAGTTCCTGCCCGCCACCTCCCGCAGCAAGGCCCTGTTCGACGCGGCCGGCGGCACGCGTACCAACCGGGCCGGCAAGGTCGTCATCCAGATCGAGGCCCTGTTCTTCCCGCACTGCCGCGTCGAGGGGGAGGTGTTCGCGAGGCTGGTCGACACCCCTTGCAAGGGCTGGGCAGATCTTCACTCCTGGATCAGCTCCTGGGGCGTACCGGACGTCTGGCCCATGGGCCGCCCGACCTCCCTGTCCCGCAACACCTGCCCGGCCGACACCTGGCGGACGCGAGGCGGGTGGTACGCCCACGGCCAGGTACCGGAGAACAACCACGTCGATCCCGGTTCCTGGCCCTCGTTCGCCCCCCGGCCGGGGGAGCCGTCCCCGTCCGAGCCGCTGTTCGAGCCGTTCCCCGGTGCGTCGTTCTTCCAGGCGGGACGCAGATCACCCGTCATCGCGGGCATGCACGGTCGGTTGGTCGCCGTGGACTGCGACCGCTACGCGAGCGGTACCGGGATCGACGTGTGGGGCGCGGGCGACGTCAGGTCGTACACCGCCTGGCAGCAGAAGCTTGGCTTCCAGGACAGCGAGGCCGACGGTATCCCCGGGAGGTTCAGCTGGGAGCGGCTCGAAGTGCCCCGTTCCTGA
- a CDS encoding aldo/keto reductase: MREVRLGEHGPAVSALGFGAMGLSGAYGASADEKEAVATLNHAADLGITLFDTAESYGPFENERLLGRALAHRRDEVLLATKFGLDFSDDGRPGPLDGRPEHIRRAVERSLRRLNTDRVDLYYMHRLDPDTPVEETIGGMAELVAAGKVRHIGLSEVSADTVRRAHAVHPLTAVQSELSLFSRDPLASGVKQTLDELGIGLVAYSPIGRGFLSGAIRSVDDLGPDDSRRELPRFSAENIAANLELVDHVRAVAQRHGATPSQVALAWVSAQGAIPIPGTRRRAYLTENAASADLALTDADLASLDAAVRPETVQGARYTPQQLASTNR; encoded by the coding sequence ATGAGAGAAGTTCGCCTGGGCGAGCACGGCCCCGCGGTGTCGGCCCTGGGTTTCGGTGCCATGGGCCTGAGCGGGGCGTACGGAGCCAGTGCCGACGAGAAGGAGGCCGTCGCCACCCTCAACCACGCGGCGGACCTGGGTATCACCCTGTTCGACACGGCCGAGTCCTACGGCCCCTTCGAGAACGAACGGCTGCTGGGCCGCGCCCTGGCCCATCGCCGTGACGAGGTTCTCCTGGCGACCAAGTTCGGCCTGGACTTCTCCGACGACGGGCGGCCCGGTCCACTCGACGGGCGGCCCGAACACATCCGTCGAGCCGTCGAACGCTCCCTGCGGCGCCTGAACACGGACCGCGTCGACCTCTACTACATGCACCGCCTGGACCCGGACACTCCGGTGGAGGAGACGATCGGCGGCATGGCCGAGCTGGTGGCGGCCGGGAAGGTCCGCCACATCGGCCTGTCGGAGGTCTCCGCGGACACCGTCCGCCGTGCCCACGCCGTGCATCCGCTCACCGCGGTGCAGTCGGAACTGTCGCTGTTCAGCCGGGACCCGCTGGCGTCCGGTGTCAAACAGACCCTCGACGAGCTGGGCATCGGACTGGTCGCCTACTCGCCCATCGGCCGCGGCTTCCTCTCCGGGGCCATCCGCAGCGTGGACGACCTGGGCCCCGACGACTCCCGCCGGGAGCTGCCGCGCTTCTCCGCGGAGAACATCGCCGCCAACCTCGAGCTGGTCGACCACGTCCGGGCCGTCGCCCAGCGGCACGGAGCCACCCCCTCCCAGGTGGCTCTGGCCTGGGTGTCCGCCCAGGGGGCGATCCCCATCCCGGGCACCAGACGCCGCGCCTACCTCACCGAGAACGCCGCCTCCGCCGACCTGGCACTGACCGACGCGGACCTGGCGTCACTGGACGCGGCGGTCCGGCCCGAAACCGTCCAGGGAGCCCGCTACACCCCGCAGCAGCTGGCCTCGACCAACCGCTGA
- a CDS encoding DUF2235 domain-containing protein — protein sequence MSARLIVCCDGTWNFADQPSKTNVAKVALSVRAGSAAGKEQRVYYHSGVGTHRRERLRGGAFGVGLSQNIVDAYRFLVETYEPDDELFLFGFSRGAFTVRSLAGLIRNSGILRRDHADRIPDAWALYRDRIEQPNGAAATLFRRSYAHETDIGFVGVWDTVGALGIPAPSTAWLQPAARRFNRRWAFHNTELSSRIKAAFHALAADEQRSAFRPALWHQHPEAAAQGQELKQVWFAGVHSDVGGGYEETGLSDIALLWMVDHARRHGLEFDSEALSTTGPQVMRPEESTAFRVRPDGAGPLHVSRTGMYRLSTPLHRPLGQAVNDNGEPDGNEFLAVPAKERYDRDTGYRPPELERYLGRQDRVRLEPVLIPGVLPGLPPMHPLRPGSLSK from the coding sequence ATGTCCGCGCGCCTGATTGTCTGTTGCGACGGAACGTGGAACTTCGCGGACCAGCCGAGCAAGACGAACGTAGCCAAAGTAGCTCTCTCCGTGCGTGCCGGGTCCGCCGCCGGCAAGGAACAACGCGTCTACTACCACAGCGGAGTCGGCACCCACCGGCGTGAGCGCCTGCGCGGCGGCGCGTTCGGCGTGGGACTCTCGCAGAACATCGTGGACGCCTACCGGTTCCTCGTCGAGACGTACGAGCCCGACGACGAACTGTTCCTCTTCGGTTTCAGCCGCGGTGCCTTCACCGTCCGCAGCCTCGCCGGGCTGATACGCAACAGCGGCATCCTGCGCCGGGACCACGCCGACCGCATCCCGGACGCCTGGGCCCTGTACCGCGACCGCATCGAGCAACCGAACGGAGCGGCCGCCACGTTGTTCCGGCGTTCCTACGCGCACGAGACGGACATCGGCTTCGTCGGGGTGTGGGACACCGTCGGCGCCCTGGGCATCCCGGCCCCGAGCACGGCATGGCTGCAGCCGGCGGCACGCCGCTTCAACCGCCGATGGGCGTTCCACAACACCGAGCTGAGCAGTCGGATCAAGGCGGCGTTCCACGCGCTGGCCGCTGACGAGCAGCGCTCGGCGTTCCGGCCGGCGCTGTGGCACCAGCATCCCGAAGCCGCAGCGCAGGGCCAGGAGCTGAAGCAGGTCTGGTTCGCCGGGGTCCACAGTGACGTCGGTGGCGGTTACGAGGAGACCGGGCTGTCGGACATCGCCCTCCTGTGGATGGTGGACCACGCCCGCAGACACGGGCTGGAGTTCGACTCCGAAGCGCTCAGCACGACGGGGCCCCAGGTCATGCGACCTGAGGAAAGCACCGCCTTCCGCGTACGACCGGACGGGGCGGGCCCTCTTCACGTCTCCCGTACGGGCATGTACCGATTGTCCACACCCCTGCACCGGCCACTGGGGCAGGCGGTGAACGACAACGGCGAGCCCGACGGCAACGAATTCCTGGCGGTACCCGCCAAGGAGCGGTACGACCGTGACACGGGTTACCGGCCGCCGGAGCTGGAGCGATACCTGGGCAGGCAGGATCGAGTCCGGCTGGAGCCGGTCCTGATACCGGGCGTCCTCCCGGGACTGCCGCCCATGCATCCGCTCCGGCCCGGCTCACTGTCCAAGTGA